One genomic region from Salvia hispanica cultivar TCC Black 2014 chromosome 2, UniMelb_Shisp_WGS_1.0, whole genome shotgun sequence encodes:
- the LOC125208419 gene encoding uncharacterized protein LOC125208419, translated as MGQSTNLPKSKGTKRPAARSSDIESDAATLRARKIQELMAATDKVREARSEFFTQLKDLPPDLRRLKSIKIVCYAMMKLLGYSQAEPQNGKEVDLVSMMRQAMKEEKCDCPKGIEAMEHIVKAIERRSEFIRNFCMPRDEVPEPEGGRVGDDDAVATNAIEAEQDVPEADNPEV; from the exons ATGGGACAATCGACTAATCTTCCAAAATCAAAAG gtaCCAAACGGCCTGCTGCCCGTTCCTCGGATATTGAGTCCGACGCTGCCACCTTGAGGGCCCGGAAAATACAGGAGCTAATGGCCGCAACGGATAAAGTAAGGGAAGCAAGATCTGAATTCTTTACGCAATTAAAAGATTTGCCACCGGATCTAAGGAGGTTAAAGTCCATCAAGATTGTATGCTACGCGATGATGAAGCTTTTGGGGTATTCACAAGCTGAAccacaaaatggaaaagaagtAGATCTTGTGTCAATGATGAGACAGGCAATGAAGGAGGAGAAGTGTGATTGCCCGAAAGGGATTGAGGCCATGGAACACATAGTGAAGGCCATAGAACGCAGATCTGAATTTATACGAAACTTTTGCATGCCAAGGGATGAG GTTCCTGAGCCTGAGGGCGGGAGAGTTGGGGATGATGATGCTGTGGCTACAAATGCTATTGAG GCCGAACAAGATGTTCCTGAGGCTGATAATCCTGAG GTTTAG
- the LOC125204275 gene encoding 60S ribosomal protein L28-1-like: MATVPGQLIWEIVKKNNSFLVKEFGNGTASVKFSKEPNNLYNLHSYKHSGLANKKTVTIQPGKDQSVLLATTKTKKQNKPSTLLNKSLMKKEFNRMAKAVVNQVADNHYRPDLKKAALARLSVVNRSLKVSKSGAKKKNRQRITA; encoded by the exons ATGGCGACGGTTCCTGGGCAGCTGATATGGGAGATCGTGAAGAAGAACAATTCGTTTTTGGTGAAGGAGTTCGGGAACGGAACCGCCAGTGTGAAGTTCAGCAAGGAGCCTAACAATCTCTACAACTTGCACTCCTACAAGCACTCTG GGTTGGCAAACAAGAAAACTGTGACCATTCAACCAGGAAAGGATCAGTCTGTGCTGCTTGCAACGACTAAGACCAAGAAACAGAACAAGCCCTCCACTTTGCTTAACAAGTCTCTCATGAAGAAGGAATTCAACCGCATGGCAAAGGCTGTCGTCAATCAG GTGGCTGATAACCATTACAGGCCGGACCTGAAGAAGGCAGCACTTGCAAGGCTAAGTGTTGTTAACAGAAGCCTCAAGGTTTCCAAGTCCGGagccaagaagaagaacagGCAGAGAATAACTGCCTAG
- the LOC125207495 gene encoding anoctamin-like protein At1g73020 isoform X1, with translation MTDNDREQEGCVFEIALAVPKWGENRGDEREGAHCVDVLVEELRQNGLIVERDDGLQNEFIKLAASDEVIGRAAAALQFRKPTYLGMDLPFEWEEAEAFIRLPDGSLFSWCERFHCYNHIIYGIVNTAEEVVVLRSDCKEENWKPGESLLLKLEAMGVVKEVFPLHDEKKRKQLLKSWAMNWSDVTHQPIDDICAYYGMKIATYFTFLGMYTRWLLFPASLGLVVQLMDFGSLQFAVLPFFFMSFISWVVLFFQFWKRKNAAISARLQIYNSASLECEYRFIKTEPSLSRFPSEHMRKQNIDRMKEKANFQREEWFTWLLRVRNDAFIILSIICLQLPFELAYAHLYEDLGADVLKFGLTAVYLLVIQYFTRMGGKVAVKLIKYEKFDTAENKANSLVYKVFGVYFMQSYIGVFYHALLHRNITTLRQLLIQRLVISEVIENLLENAIPYLSYRFKKYRAGRNKGKRDKESSTGKSRFTRVEKEYLKPAYNASIGQEIEDGLFDDFLELVLQFGMIMMFACAFPLAFAFAAMNNITEIRADALKLLAMMRRPTPRAEETIGAWLNIFQFLIVMSICTNSALLVCMYDREGNWNLSPGLAAILAMEHVLLFIKFGFSSIVPEEPAWVRAARLKNATQAEQVCTRQLLKSLYGDEKCFEVLRSHESKKDA, from the exons TTGGCAGCATCGGATGAAGTCATTGGAAGGGCTGCAGCTGCATTGCAGTTCAGAAAGCCAACTTATTTAG GGATGGATCTTCCATTTGAATGGGAGGAGGCCGAGGCTTTCATTAGGCTACCAGATGGCTCCTTGTTCAGTTGGTGCGAACGATTCCATTGCtacaatcacataatatacGGGATT GTAAACACCGCAGAAGAAGTTGTAGTGCTGAGATCCGATTGCAAAGAAGAAAACTGGAAACCGGGCGAATCTCTACTCCTGAAATTAGAGGCAATGGGCGTCGTCAAAGAAGTTTTTCCACTCCATG ATGAAAAGAAGCGAAAGCAACTCCTAAAAAGTTGGGCGATGAACTGGTCAGACGTTACACACCAGCCAATCGATGATATATGTGCCTATTACGGGATGAAG ATCGCCACCTATTTTACGTTCCTTGGGATGTATACAAGGTGGTTACTATTCCCGGCTTCGCTAGGTCTTGTAGTGCAGTTGATGGACTTCGG ATCGTTGCAATTTGCGGTTCTTCCGTTTTTCTTCATGTCCTTCATATCATGGGTTGTCCTGTTTTTCCAATTCTGGAAACGCAAGAATGCAGCCATTTCAGCTAG GCTGCAGATATATAATTCAGCCTCTTTGGAATGCGAATATAGATTTATAAAAACGGAGCCAAGCTTGTCCCGGTTTCCCTCAGAACACATGAGGAAACAAAACATAGATAGAATGAAAGAAAAGGCGAATTTCCAGAGGGAAGAGTGGTTTACTTGGCTGCTAAGAGTAAGGAACGACGCCTTCATCATACTGAGCATCATATGTCTCCAGCTACCGTTCGAGTTAGCTTATGCTCATCTCTACGAGGATCTAGGAGCAGATGTTCTAAA GTTTGGTCTAACGGCAGTTTACCTCCTCGTGATCCAGTACTTCACAAGGATGGGCGGCAAGGTTGCTGTGAAACTTATTAAATACGAAAAATTCGACACTGCAGAGAACAAAGCAAACAGCTTAGTATACAAG GTATTTGGCGTCTATTTCATGCAATCGTATATTGGAGTATTTTATCATGCTCTACTGCATCGTAATATCACAACTCTCCGACAACTTCTAATCCAACGTCTGGTTATATCCGAG GTGATAGAGAATCTACTGGAAAATGCTATTCCGTATTTGTCGTACAGGTTCAAGAAATACCGAGCTGGCAG GAACAAGGGAAAGCGAGACAAAGAGTCGTCAACTGGAAAATCGCGCTTTACTAGGGTCGAGAAGGAGTACCTTAAACCTGCTTACAATGCAAGTATAGGCCAGGAAATCGAAGATGGCCTTTTCGATG ATTTTCTGGAGTTGGTGCTGCAGTTCGGAATGATCAtgatgtttgcttgtgcatttccTCTTGCATTCGCCTTCGCAGCAATG AATAACATAACAGAGATTAGAGCAGATGCTCTGAAGTTGCTTGCGATGATGAGAAGGCCCACGCCTCGTGCTGAAGAGACGATCGGAGCGTGGCTAAATATTTTTCAG tttctgATAGTGATGTCGATCTGCACTAATAGCGCCCTCCTAGTGTGCATGTACGATCGCGAAGGGAACTGGAATCTCTCGCCCGGGCTTGCTGCGATCCTGGCCATGGAACACGTGCTCTTGTTCATCAAATTTGGATTCTCGAGCATTGTCCCAGAA GAGCCGGCGTGGGTGAGAGCTGCTCGGTTGAAGAATGCGACTCAAGCAGAGCAAGTGTGTACTAGACAACTCTTGAAAAGCCTCTACGGTGATGAGAAATGCTTCGAGGTATTAAGGTCTCACGAATCCAAAAAGGATGCCTAG
- the LOC125207495 gene encoding anoctamin-like protein At1g73020 isoform X2 yields the protein MTDNDREQEGCVFEIALAVPKWGENRGDEREGAHCVDVLVEELRQNGLIVERDDGLQNEFIKLAASDEVIGRAAAALQFRKPTYLGMDLPFEWEEAEAFIRLPDGSLFSWCERFHCYNHIIYGIVNTAEEVVVLRSDCKEENWKPGESLLLKLEAMGVVKEVFPLHDEKKRKQLLKSWAMNWSDVTHQPIDDICAYYGMKIATYFTFLGMYTRWLLFPASLGLVVQLMDFGSLQFAVLPFFFMSFISWVVLFFQFWKRKNAAISARLQIYNSASLECEYRFIKTEPSLSRFPSEHMRKQNIDRMKEKANFQREEWFTWLLRVRNDAFIILSIICLQLPFELAYAHLYEDLGADVLKFGLTAVYLLVIQYFTRMGGKVAVKLIKYEKFDTAENKANSLVYKVFGVYFMQSYIGVFYHALLHRNITTLRQLLIQRLVISEVIENLLENAIPYLSYRFKKYRAGRNKGKRDKESSTGKSRFTRVEKEYLKPAYNASIGQEIEDGLFDDFLELVLQFGMIMMFACAFPLAFAFAAMNNITEIRADALKLLAMMRRPTPRAEETIGAWLNIFQCACTIAKGTGISRPGLLRSWPWNTCSCSSNLDSRALSQKSRRG from the exons TTGGCAGCATCGGATGAAGTCATTGGAAGGGCTGCAGCTGCATTGCAGTTCAGAAAGCCAACTTATTTAG GGATGGATCTTCCATTTGAATGGGAGGAGGCCGAGGCTTTCATTAGGCTACCAGATGGCTCCTTGTTCAGTTGGTGCGAACGATTCCATTGCtacaatcacataatatacGGGATT GTAAACACCGCAGAAGAAGTTGTAGTGCTGAGATCCGATTGCAAAGAAGAAAACTGGAAACCGGGCGAATCTCTACTCCTGAAATTAGAGGCAATGGGCGTCGTCAAAGAAGTTTTTCCACTCCATG ATGAAAAGAAGCGAAAGCAACTCCTAAAAAGTTGGGCGATGAACTGGTCAGACGTTACACACCAGCCAATCGATGATATATGTGCCTATTACGGGATGAAG ATCGCCACCTATTTTACGTTCCTTGGGATGTATACAAGGTGGTTACTATTCCCGGCTTCGCTAGGTCTTGTAGTGCAGTTGATGGACTTCGG ATCGTTGCAATTTGCGGTTCTTCCGTTTTTCTTCATGTCCTTCATATCATGGGTTGTCCTGTTTTTCCAATTCTGGAAACGCAAGAATGCAGCCATTTCAGCTAG GCTGCAGATATATAATTCAGCCTCTTTGGAATGCGAATATAGATTTATAAAAACGGAGCCAAGCTTGTCCCGGTTTCCCTCAGAACACATGAGGAAACAAAACATAGATAGAATGAAAGAAAAGGCGAATTTCCAGAGGGAAGAGTGGTTTACTTGGCTGCTAAGAGTAAGGAACGACGCCTTCATCATACTGAGCATCATATGTCTCCAGCTACCGTTCGAGTTAGCTTATGCTCATCTCTACGAGGATCTAGGAGCAGATGTTCTAAA GTTTGGTCTAACGGCAGTTTACCTCCTCGTGATCCAGTACTTCACAAGGATGGGCGGCAAGGTTGCTGTGAAACTTATTAAATACGAAAAATTCGACACTGCAGAGAACAAAGCAAACAGCTTAGTATACAAG GTATTTGGCGTCTATTTCATGCAATCGTATATTGGAGTATTTTATCATGCTCTACTGCATCGTAATATCACAACTCTCCGACAACTTCTAATCCAACGTCTGGTTATATCCGAG GTGATAGAGAATCTACTGGAAAATGCTATTCCGTATTTGTCGTACAGGTTCAAGAAATACCGAGCTGGCAG GAACAAGGGAAAGCGAGACAAAGAGTCGTCAACTGGAAAATCGCGCTTTACTAGGGTCGAGAAGGAGTACCTTAAACCTGCTTACAATGCAAGTATAGGCCAGGAAATCGAAGATGGCCTTTTCGATG ATTTTCTGGAGTTGGTGCTGCAGTTCGGAATGATCAtgatgtttgcttgtgcatttccTCTTGCATTCGCCTTCGCAGCAATG AATAACATAACAGAGATTAGAGCAGATGCTCTGAAGTTGCTTGCGATGATGAGAAGGCCCACGCCTCGTGCTGAAGAGACGATCGGAGCGTGGCTAAATATTTTTCAG TGTGCATGTACGATCGCGAAGGGAACTGGAATCTCTCGCCCGGGCTTGCTGCGATCCTGGCCATGGAACACGTGCTCTTGTTCATCAAATTTGGATTCTCGAGCATTGTCCCAGAA GAGCCGGCGTGGGTGA